A single window of Manduca sexta isolate Smith_Timp_Sample1 chromosome 15, JHU_Msex_v1.0, whole genome shotgun sequence DNA harbors:
- the LOC115450456 gene encoding LOW QUALITY PROTEIN: facilitated trehalose transporter Tret1-2 homolog (The sequence of the model RefSeq protein was modified relative to this genomic sequence to represent the inferred CDS: deleted 2 bases in 1 codon), which translates to MSESKVSEPVEMVGLLEKKSAEGPNANPRMAEIGVSQAELVDSRGDNARKLPQYIAALSATLGALAAGTMLGWSSPVMYKITQPNSTDYDFPVSVSQGDWISSVINLGAAAICIPIGLIMDIIGRKKTMLCLVLPFTLGWLLITFGTSVGMLIAGRFVTGIAGGAFCVTAPAYTSEIAQDSIRGTLGSYFQLMITVGILFAYAVGSYTSVFVFNILCLLIPIIFGVVFFFMPESPNYLVVKNRNDEAREALVRLRGSQYDVDYELDKLKQKAEEARNNPVSYMNAITKKNAIKAIVICYSLMLCQQLSGINAVIFNTSTIFGAAGAAISASISTIVIGVIQVVATFGSSLVVDRLGRRILLLLSALVMCLCSTALGVFFFLQDTHGQDAPIVLAINWLPLLSLSLFIVAFSIGLGPIPWMMAGDLCLIDIKAFVSSTAGTLNWLLSFTVTSTFNSLNTAIGSGQVFWMFAGIMLLGFVFIFFVVPETKGKSVDEIQLLLGAEPQERQVEEKK; encoded by the exons AGTGCGGAAGGACCAAACGCGAACCCCAGAATGGCGGAGATTGGAGTGTCACAAGCAGAGTTGGTAGACTCACGAGGTGACAATGCACGGAAACTACCACAGTACATTGCTGCATTAtcag CCACGCTCGGAGCGTTAGCCGCCGGCACCATGCTCGGTTGGTCATCGCCTGTCATGTACAAGATCACGCAACCTAACAGCACCGACTACGACTTTCCTGTATCTGTCAGCCAAGGTGATTGGATATCCTCTGTCATCAACCTCGGTGCTGCGGCCATCTGTATCCCCATAGGTCTCATCATGGACATCATTGGCCGCAAAAAGACCATGTTATGCCTCGTACTCCCGTTTACGTTGGGATGGCTGCTCATTACCTTCGGAACAAGTGTCGGTATGCTCATTGCCGGAAGATTTGTAACTGGTATCGCAGGAGGAGCTTTCTGTGTCACAGCGCCGGCTTACACCAGTGAGATAGCCCAGGATTCCATCAGAGGCACTTTGGGCAGCTACTTCCAACTTATGATCACAGTTGGTATTCTGTTCGCGTATGCCGTCGGCAGTTATACATCTGTGTTCGTCTTCAACATTCTCTGTCTTCTGATTCCCATCATATTTGGCGTCGTATTCTTTTTCATGCCGGAAAGTCCCAACTACTTGGTAGTGAAGAACAGGAATGACGAAGCCCGTGAG GCTTTAGTAAGGCTGCGCGGCAGCCAATATGATGTGGACTACGAGCTCGACAAACTGAAGCAGAAGGCTGAAGAGGCAAGGAACAACCCAGTGTCATACATGAATGCCATCACAAAGAAAAATGCCATCAAAGCTATAGTCATCTGCTACTCGCTGATGTTGTGTCAGCAATTGTCTGGTATCAATGCTGTCATCTTCAACACTTCCACTATCTTCGGTGCCGCTGGTGCTGCCATATCTGCTTCTATTTCTACCATTGTCATCGGTGTGATCCAAGTTGTGGCGACCTTCGGCTCAAGTTTGGTTGTAGACCGTTTGGGCAGACGTATACTGCTTCTGCTTTCTGCTCTTGTGATGTGCCTCTGTTCTACTGCTTTGGGAGTTTTCTTCTTCCTGCAAGATACCCACGGGCAAGACGCGCCAATTGTGCTAGCTATTAATTGGTTGCCGCTGCTCTCTCTGTCGCTGTTCATAGTCGCCTTCTCTATTGGTCTTGGGCCGATCCCGTGGATGATGGCTGGAGATTTGTGCCTCATCGATATCAAGGCGTTCGTGAGCTCCACAGCAGGTACTCTGAACTGGCTGTTGAGTTTCACGGTGACCAGTACATTCAACTCCCTGAATACTGCCATAGGATCAGGCCAAGTGTTTTGGATGTTCGCTGGCATCATGCTTCTCGGTTTTGTATTCATCTTCTTCGTGGTTCCCGAAACTAAGGGGAAGAGTGTGGACGAAATCCAACTATTGCTCGGAGCCGAGCCCCAGGAGAGGCAGGTGGAGGAAAAGAAATGA
- the LOC119189399 gene encoding lipid droplet-regulating VLDL assembly factor AUP1-like produces MALTVDKLMNDERFCGDNVIQFFLYMPFGIVLVVFRLFLALILWIASIILPDKWAIRQMLSTLACWTFGVYVKLKGTRDPRCSVMIANYVSCLDSLAAAHVLGTISVSKLEFCRAGPVRQRL; encoded by the exons ATGGCTCTCACCGTGGATAAGTTGATGAACGACGAAAG attctGCGGAGACAATGTCATCCAATTCTTTCTGTATATGCCATTTGGTATTGTGCTGGTGGTGTTCCGCTTGTTCCTGGCCCTGATCCTGTGGATAGCATCTATAATATTACCTGATAAATGGGCAATCAGACAGATGCTATCAACTTTGGCGTGTTGGACATTTG GTGTGTATGTGAAGCTGAAAGGGACCCGAGATCCGCGCTGTAGCGTCATGATCGCCAACTACGTGTCGTGTCTGGACTCGTTGGCCGCAGCACATGTGCTTGGCACAATCAGTGTAAGTAAACTAGAGTTTTGTCGGGCTGGGCCTGTACGCCAGAGACTATAA